One genomic window of Vulgatibacter sp. includes the following:
- a CDS encoding c-type cytochrome yields MLPIRSLGAALAGAACAVVVVSLLDRRPAEPPAPPPPAAEAAVAPANTAFAPPDESAIPAGPFGEMVRYGRDLFLHTEQLRGTWTENGMDCVNCHLDAGRLANAAPMWASWTMYPAYRSKTQKVDTMAERIQGCFLYSMNGKAPPVGSKELAGLMSYIYWLSSDAPTGVELEGRGFAALPPPAQGVDHARGEAVYEAKCAVCHGAEGEGKVAEGSYVFPPLWGSDSYNWGAGMHRIDTAASFIKHNMPLGQGGSLTDQEAWDVATFVNSHERPPDPRDAGNRAATDAAFHDENCRYGDEVDGRVLAGVRGG; encoded by the coding sequence ATGTTGCCCATCCGTTCCCTCGGTGCCGCGCTGGCCGGCGCCGCCTGCGCCGTCGTCGTCGTCTCCCTCCTCGACCGCAGGCCCGCCGAGCCCCCAGCCCCGCCCCCGCCTGCTGCGGAGGCAGCTGTCGCACCCGCGAACACCGCATTCGCGCCCCCCGACGAGTCGGCGATTCCGGCAGGCCCGTTCGGCGAGATGGTGCGCTACGGCAGGGACCTCTTCCTCCACACCGAGCAGCTCCGCGGCACCTGGACCGAGAACGGCATGGACTGCGTCAACTGCCACCTCGACGCCGGGCGCCTCGCCAACGCCGCGCCGATGTGGGCTTCCTGGACGATGTATCCGGCCTATCGGTCCAAGACCCAGAAGGTCGACACCATGGCCGAGCGCATCCAGGGCTGCTTCCTCTACAGCATGAACGGCAAGGCGCCGCCGGTCGGCAGCAAGGAGCTGGCCGGCTTGATGAGCTACATCTACTGGCTCTCGAGCGATGCGCCGACGGGCGTCGAGCTGGAGGGCCGCGGCTTTGCCGCGCTGCCCCCGCCTGCGCAGGGCGTCGACCATGCCCGTGGCGAGGCGGTCTACGAGGCGAAGTGCGCCGTCTGCCACGGCGCGGAAGGCGAAGGAAAGGTGGCGGAGGGCTCCTACGTCTTCCCGCCGCTCTGGGGCAGCGACTCGTACAACTGGGGCGCCGGCATGCACCGCATCGACACCGCCGCCTCCTTCATCAAGCACAACATGCCGCTGGGCCAGGGCGGCAGCCTCACCGACCAGGAGGCCTGGGACGTGGCGACCTTCGTCAACAGCCACGAGCGGCCGCCCGATCCGCGGGACGCCGGGAACAGGGCCGCGACGGACGCGGCCTTCCACGACGAGAACTGCCGGTACGGCGACGAGGTGGACGGCAGGGTCCTCGCGGGCGTGCGCGGCGGCTGA
- a CDS encoding GIY-YIG nuclease family protein: MAATGTGKRDYKGFTPRMGVYAVRHLPSGRTLLGSSLHLQGILNRHRFQLETGVHAQQAMQADWRRDGRDAFAFEILDELKPLPDRPDHDPSSDLAELEALWRERLGLTPQTTYAR, from the coding sequence ATGGCTGCAACTGGTACAGGCAAGCGGGACTACAAGGGCTTCACGCCGCGGATGGGCGTCTATGCGGTGCGGCACCTGCCGTCGGGGCGCACGCTCCTGGGCTCGAGCCTGCACCTGCAGGGCATCCTCAACCGCCACCGTTTCCAATTGGAGACGGGCGTCCATGCCCAGCAGGCGATGCAGGCCGATTGGCGGCGCGACGGCAGGGATGCCTTCGCCTTCGAGATCCTCGACGAGCTGAAGCCGCTCCCGGATCGCCCGGACCACGATCCGTCGAGCGACCTGGCGGAGCTCGAAGCCCTGTGGCGCGAGCGCCTGGGGCTCACCCCACAGACCACCTACGCCAGGTGA
- a CDS encoding DUF2239 family protein codes for MQRYTGFIGQRQVASGDLIEVALELQAHVDRGEEAPAILIDDSTGNAVGTSLHGTPAQLRARLEREQAGGAEEPEKTRKPGPGRPKLGVISREVSLLPRHWEWLGKQQGGASVTLRRLVEQAGRDGEAMQRARRARDAAYRFMYVMAGDLPGFEEATRALFAGDAKKLEQEMRAWPRDIRAHARKLVEIARERAREAEEVEAARKR; via the coding sequence ATGCAGCGATATACCGGATTCATCGGACAGCGGCAGGTGGCCTCGGGCGACCTGATCGAGGTGGCGCTCGAGCTACAGGCCCACGTGGATCGCGGAGAGGAGGCGCCCGCCATCCTCATCGACGACAGCACCGGCAACGCCGTGGGCACGAGCCTGCACGGGACCCCGGCGCAGCTGCGCGCGCGCCTCGAACGCGAGCAGGCTGGCGGCGCCGAGGAGCCGGAGAAGACGCGCAAGCCCGGCCCCGGGCGGCCGAAGCTGGGAGTGATCTCGCGCGAAGTCTCGCTGCTCCCGCGGCATTGGGAATGGCTGGGCAAACAGCAGGGGGGCGCCTCCGTCACCCTGCGCCGGCTCGTCGAGCAGGCCGGACGGGACGGCGAGGCGATGCAGCGGGCTCGGCGCGCGCGGGATGCCGCCTACCGCTTCATGTACGTGATGGCGGGCGATCTCCCCGGCTTCGAGGAGGCCACCCGCGCGCTCTTCGCCGGCGATGCGAAGAAGCTGGAGCAGGAGATGCGCGCCTGGCCCCGGGACATCCGGGCGCATGCGCGCAAGCTCGTCGAGATCGCCCGGGAGCGGGCGCGTGAAGCCGAGGAAGTCGAGGCCGCGCGCAAGCGCTGA
- a CDS encoding PAS domain S-box protein, with protein sequence MGGIKRRLLALFGRVPRRREAAEFRRLAQIVESSATPIASVALDGTTTLFNAANEELSGYSAEELLGKPFAIFPREQVQRQIAHTLERGSWSEELTVQTRDGRRIPAIVTTFPLRDEKGRITEIAGIAVDITERKERERALAESEQRFRALAEVTAEILWVANPDGTLGEPSPTWLAFSGQTREQAMAEGWIDYIHPDDRERVRQAWADSIRETIPFRTEFRFRRRDGGYRYVDARGGPVFDAQGRVREWVGMSMDITARKEVEAERERLYRQAQEAVALRDEFLSIASHELLTPLTSVQARLQLLDREVAARNHEEDRIGRLVESIDDQVRKLGRLIRSLIDVTQIPQGQLDLVREEGVDLVGLVRGVCGRAARELQRAGCLVHVDSNGLSSGRWDRLRLEQVLLHLLSNAMKFGAGAPIEVAVRDEAGTAVVEVADHGIGISPADQARLFERFERGVSSRHYGGLGLGLFLCQQIVEAHGGRISVTSEPGKGATFRVELPYDLGDSDPADGGPGPHHLPA encoded by the coding sequence ATGGGTGGGATCAAGCGCAGGCTGCTGGCCCTCTTCGGGCGGGTTCCGCGACGCCGTGAAGCGGCGGAATTCCGGAGGCTCGCCCAGATCGTCGAGAGCTCGGCGACTCCGATCGCCTCCGTCGCGCTCGACGGCACGACGACGCTCTTCAATGCCGCCAACGAGGAGCTGAGCGGCTATTCCGCAGAGGAGCTCCTCGGCAAGCCCTTCGCCATCTTTCCCCGCGAGCAGGTGCAACGGCAGATCGCCCATACGCTCGAGCGCGGCTCCTGGTCGGAGGAGCTCACGGTACAGACCCGGGACGGCAGGCGCATACCGGCGATCGTCACGACTTTTCCCCTGCGCGACGAGAAGGGACGGATCACCGAGATCGCCGGCATCGCCGTCGACATCACCGAGCGCAAGGAGCGCGAGCGGGCGCTGGCAGAGAGCGAGCAGCGCTTCCGCGCCCTGGCGGAGGTGACCGCGGAGATCCTCTGGGTCGCGAACCCCGACGGCACCCTCGGGGAGCCCAGCCCCACGTGGCTCGCCTTCAGCGGCCAGACGCGGGAGCAGGCGATGGCCGAGGGATGGATCGACTACATCCACCCCGACGATCGCGAACGCGTCCGACAGGCTTGGGCCGACTCGATCCGCGAGACGATCCCCTTCCGCACCGAATTCCGCTTTCGACGCCGCGATGGCGGCTACCGCTACGTCGACGCCCGGGGCGGCCCCGTCTTCGACGCACAGGGGCGCGTGCGGGAGTGGGTCGGGATGAGCATGGACATCACCGCGCGCAAGGAGGTGGAGGCGGAGCGGGAGCGGCTCTACCGGCAGGCACAGGAGGCGGTCGCGCTCCGCGACGAGTTCCTCTCCATCGCCTCGCACGAGCTCCTCACGCCGCTCACCTCGGTACAGGCCCGCCTCCAGCTCCTCGACCGCGAGGTGGCAGCGCGCAACCACGAGGAGGATCGAATCGGGCGCCTGGTCGAGTCGATCGACGACCAGGTGCGCAAGCTCGGCCGCCTGATCCGCTCCCTCATCGACGTCACCCAGATCCCGCAGGGCCAGCTCGATCTCGTTCGCGAGGAGGGCGTCGATCTTGTCGGGCTCGTCCGAGGCGTCTGTGGGCGCGCAGCCCGTGAACTCCAGCGCGCCGGCTGTCTCGTCCACGTCGATTCCAACGGACTCTCGTCGGGACGCTGGGATCGCCTCCGCCTCGAGCAGGTGCTGCTGCACCTGCTCTCCAACGCGATGAAGTTCGGCGCCGGCGCGCCGATCGAGGTCGCTGTGCGCGACGAGGCGGGGACGGCGGTGGTGGAGGTCGCGGATCACGGCATCGGGATCAGCCCTGCCGACCAGGCGCGGCTCTTCGAGCGGTTCGAGCGCGGCGTCTCCTCCCGCCACTACGGCGGACTGGGCCTCGGGCTCTTCCTCTGCCAGCAGATCGTCGAGGCGCACGGCGGACGGATCTCGGTGACCAGCGAGCCGGGAAAGGGAGCTACCTTTCGTGTGGAGCTGCCCTACGACCTCGGGGACTCCGACCCGGCAGACGGCGGCCCCGGCCCGCATCATCTGCCGGCGTGA
- a CDS encoding c-type cytochrome, with amino-acid sequence MGRYRGRVLAALAAMTWVGGSAAASDLEAGKKLADQGSSNGAMACVACHGPDGGGNAAAGFPRLAGLDAAYIARQIQAYREGARGAPVMAPIVAGLSETDVANVAAWYASLAVPKATPAPADQALLEEGERLATRGNWANGVPACVTCHGPGGRGVDENFPPIAGQHATYLAAQLRAWKAGERKNDPLGLMKVVAQRLTDREIDAVAAWFAHQPPSAE; translated from the coding sequence ATGGGACGTTACCGGGGCCGCGTACTCGCGGCGCTTGCGGCGATGACGTGGGTCGGTGGATCGGCGGCAGCATCCGACCTCGAGGCGGGGAAGAAGCTCGCAGATCAGGGCAGCAGCAACGGCGCGATGGCCTGCGTCGCCTGCCACGGACCGGATGGTGGGGGAAATGCCGCCGCAGGCTTTCCCCGCCTCGCCGGACTCGATGCCGCCTACATCGCGCGGCAGATCCAGGCCTACCGCGAAGGTGCCCGCGGCGCCCCGGTGATGGCACCGATCGTCGCCGGGCTCAGCGAAACCGACGTGGCGAACGTCGCCGCCTGGTACGCCTCCCTGGCCGTGCCGAAGGCCACCCCGGCCCCTGCGGACCAGGCGCTGCTCGAGGAGGGCGAGCGACTGGCCACGCGAGGCAACTGGGCCAACGGCGTGCCGGCGTGCGTCACCTGCCATGGCCCCGGCGGCCGTGGCGTGGACGAGAACTTTCCCCCGATCGCCGGCCAGCACGCGACCTATCTCGCTGCGCAGCTGCGGGCCTGGAAGGCAGGCGAGCGGAAGAACGATCCGCTCGGCCTGATGAAGGTCGTCGCCCAGCGCCTCACCGACCGCGAGATCGACGCGGTCGCCGCGTGGTTCGCCCACCAGCCCCCGAGCGCCGAATGA